From Elusimicrobiota bacterium, one genomic window encodes:
- the gcvH gene encoding glycine cleavage system protein GcvH, with product MPKPENCRFTKTHEWICLEGGAAVVGVTDHAQHEITDIVFVEPPKPGRQLKAAEACCVVESVKAAFDIYAPVAGEVTAANEAVTKDPAVVNRSPMEQGWLFKMKPTLAGEINKLMDWNAYQAFLNTAEAHAGH from the coding sequence ATGCCAAAGCCTGAGAACTGCCGCTTCACCAAGACCCACGAGTGGATCTGCCTCGAAGGCGGGGCCGCGGTCGTCGGCGTCACGGACCACGCCCAGCACGAGATCACCGATATCGTCTTCGTCGAGCCCCCCAAGCCCGGCCGCCAGCTGAAGGCCGCCGAGGCCTGCTGCGTCGTCGAATCGGTCAAGGCCGCCTTCGACATCTACGCGCCCGTGGCCGGCGAGGTCACCGCGGCCAACGAGGCCGTGACCAAGGACCCCGCCGTGGTCAACCGCTCCCCGATGGAACAGGGCTGGCTGTTCAAGATGAAGCCCACTTTGGCCGGCGAGATCAACAAGCTCATGGATTGGAACGCGTACCAGGCCTTCCTCAATACGGCCGAAGCCCATGCCGGCCACTGA
- the gcvP gene encoding aminomethyl-transferring glycine dehydrogenase, with protein sequence MPATEAKAVAVPPADCFARRHLGPSQQDTAEMLKLLGYATLEKLADAAVPAEIRLKRPLHLPDALLEPEALVELKAIAGRNQVWRSCLGMGYQDAVTPPAIQRNIFENPGWYTAYTPYQAEIAQGRLEALLNFQTMICELTGLEVANASLLDEATAAAEALSMSKALAADPEAKAFFVSEGCHPQTIAVVKTRAAAVGVEVIVGDHDQFVFGQKVCGVLLQYPQTDGKVCDYASFVERAHKAGALVVVAADPMCLALLKAPGEFGADIAVGSVQRFGLPLGCGGPHAAYMACRDAYKRHMPGRIIGVSKDAQGRPALRLALQTREQHIRREKATSNICTAQVLLAVAASFYAVYHGPEGLKRIAGRLRALAALLAEGSRRLGWKLSTEPFFDTVRLSADPKKVQAAVAAARLERINLRQLDDSTLVIALGETISEGDVEEILEALNGGKKTGFSLGELQAEAALPAALARQSPFLTQKVFNSYHCEHELLRYIKRLESKDLSLTTSMIPLGSCTMKLNAASEMIPITWPEFGAIHPYAPAEQAEGYRKLIKDLEAWLCEITGFYAVSFQPNSGAQGEFTGLLVIRKYHEDHGQGLRKTCLIPVSAHGTNPASAALAGMDIVPVACTAEGDIDLADLKAKAEAHAATLAAIMVTYPSTHGVFEAGIQSLCNIVHKNGGLVYMDGANMNAQVGLCRPADIGADVCHLNLHKTFASPHGGGGPGMGPIAVSKALAPHLPRAPLAPEGGTGIGPVSAAPFSSASILPIAWSYIAQMGPQGLADASRVAILNANYVAQRLADAYPVLYKGRTGLVAHECIIDLRQLKAADITVDDVAKRLMDYGFHAPTVSWPVSGTMMVEPTESESKAELDRFCAAMLAIRAEVREIEAGKADRADNPLKNAPHTAAAVCADSWSHPYSREKAAYPAPWLREHKFWPAVGRVDNAFGDRNFCCISPRES encoded by the coding sequence ATGCCGGCCACTGAGGCCAAGGCCGTGGCGGTCCCGCCGGCGGATTGCTTCGCCCGGCGACATCTCGGCCCGAGCCAGCAGGACACGGCCGAGATGCTCAAGCTCCTGGGCTACGCGACCCTTGAGAAGCTGGCCGACGCCGCGGTGCCCGCGGAGATCCGCCTCAAGCGGCCCCTGCACCTCCCGGACGCTTTGCTCGAGCCCGAGGCCCTCGTCGAGCTCAAGGCCATAGCTGGCCGCAACCAGGTCTGGCGCTCCTGCCTCGGCATGGGCTATCAGGACGCGGTGACACCGCCTGCCATCCAGCGCAACATCTTCGAGAACCCCGGCTGGTACACCGCCTACACCCCTTACCAGGCCGAGATCGCCCAGGGCCGCCTCGAAGCTTTGCTCAACTTCCAGACCATGATCTGCGAGCTCACGGGCCTGGAGGTCGCCAACGCCTCTCTCCTGGATGAGGCCACGGCCGCGGCCGAGGCGCTGTCCATGAGCAAGGCCCTGGCCGCGGACCCCGAGGCCAAGGCCTTCTTCGTCTCCGAAGGCTGCCATCCCCAGACCATAGCCGTGGTCAAGACCCGCGCCGCGGCCGTCGGCGTGGAGGTCATCGTCGGCGACCACGACCAGTTCGTCTTCGGGCAGAAGGTCTGCGGCGTCCTGCTGCAGTATCCCCAGACCGACGGCAAGGTCTGCGACTACGCCTCTTTCGTCGAGCGCGCCCACAAGGCCGGCGCCCTGGTCGTCGTGGCCGCCGACCCGATGTGCCTCGCGCTCCTCAAGGCCCCGGGCGAGTTCGGCGCGGATATCGCCGTGGGCTCGGTGCAGCGCTTCGGCCTGCCCCTGGGCTGCGGCGGTCCCCACGCCGCGTACATGGCCTGCCGCGACGCGTACAAGCGGCATATGCCGGGACGGATCATCGGGGTCTCCAAGGACGCCCAAGGCCGTCCCGCCCTGCGCTTGGCCTTGCAGACCCGCGAGCAGCACATCCGCCGCGAAAAGGCCACCAGCAACATCTGCACCGCGCAGGTGCTCCTGGCCGTGGCCGCCTCGTTCTATGCCGTGTATCACGGCCCCGAAGGCCTCAAGCGCATCGCGGGCCGTCTGCGCGCCCTGGCTGCCCTTTTGGCCGAGGGCTCCCGCCGCCTGGGCTGGAAGCTCTCCACAGAACCCTTCTTCGACACCGTGCGCCTCAGCGCGGACCCCAAGAAGGTCCAGGCCGCGGTCGCGGCGGCGCGCCTGGAGCGCATCAACCTGCGCCAGCTCGACGACTCCACTTTGGTCATCGCCCTCGGCGAGACCATCTCGGAGGGAGACGTCGAGGAGATCCTCGAGGCCCTCAACGGCGGCAAGAAGACCGGCTTCTCCCTCGGCGAGCTGCAGGCCGAGGCCGCTCTGCCCGCGGCCCTGGCCCGCCAGAGCCCGTTCCTCACGCAGAAGGTCTTCAACAGCTACCACTGCGAGCATGAGCTGCTGCGCTACATCAAGCGCCTGGAATCCAAGGACCTGTCCTTGACGACCTCCATGATCCCGCTGGGCTCCTGCACCATGAAGCTCAACGCGGCCTCGGAGATGATCCCCATCACCTGGCCCGAGTTCGGGGCCATCCACCCCTACGCCCCGGCCGAGCAGGCCGAAGGCTACCGCAAGCTCATCAAGGACCTGGAAGCCTGGCTCTGCGAGATCACCGGCTTCTACGCCGTGTCCTTCCAGCCCAACTCCGGCGCGCAGGGCGAGTTCACCGGCCTGCTGGTCATCCGGAAGTACCACGAAGACCACGGACAGGGCCTGCGCAAGACCTGCCTCATCCCGGTCTCGGCCCACGGCACCAACCCCGCCTCGGCCGCTCTGGCCGGCATGGACATCGTGCCCGTGGCTTGCACGGCCGAGGGCGACATCGACCTGGCGGACCTCAAGGCCAAGGCCGAGGCCCACGCCGCCACCTTGGCCGCCATCATGGTCACCTATCCCTCCACGCACGGCGTCTTCGAGGCCGGCATCCAGTCGCTCTGCAATATCGTCCACAAGAACGGGGGCCTGGTCTACATGGACGGCGCCAACATGAACGCGCAGGTCGGCCTCTGCCGTCCCGCGGACATCGGCGCGGACGTCTGCCACTTGAACCTCCACAAGACTTTCGCCAGCCCGCACGGCGGCGGCGGCCCGGGCATGGGCCCCATCGCCGTGTCCAAGGCGCTGGCCCCGCACCTGCCGCGCGCGCCTTTGGCCCCGGAGGGGGGGACCGGCATCGGGCCTGTCTCGGCGGCGCCCTTCAGCTCCGCCTCCATCCTGCCCATCGCCTGGTCCTACATCGCGCAGATGGGGCCGCAGGGCCTGGCCGACGCCTCGCGCGTCGCCATCCTCAACGCCAACTACGTGGCCCAGAGGCTCGCCGACGCCTACCCGGTCCTCTACAAGGGCCGCACGGGCCTGGTGGCCCACGAGTGCATCATCGACCTGCGCCAGCTCAAGGCCGCTGACATCACCGTAGACGACGTGGCCAAGAGGCTCATGGACTACGGCTTCCACGCGCCCACCGTGTCTTGGCCGGTCTCGGGTACGATGATGGTCGAGCCGACCGAGAGCGAGTCCAAAGCCGAGCTCGACCGCTTCTGCGCGGCCATGCTCGCCATCCGCGCCGAGGTCCGCGAGATCGAGGCCGGGAAGGCCGACCGGGCCGACAACCCGCTCAAGAACGCCCCGCACACGGCCGCGGCGGTGTGCGCGGACTCCTGGAGCCATCCCTACTCCCGGGAGAAGGCGGCCTATCCGGCGCCTTGGCTGCGCGAGCATAAGTTCTGGCCGGCCGTGGGCCGCGTCGACAACGCCTTCGGCGACCGCAATTTCTGTTGCATCTCGCCACGCGAGTCCTAG
- the gcvT gene encoding glycine cleavage system aminomethyltransferase GcvT, whose amino-acid sequence MTSTTTARRTPLYETHKKYGGRIVDFHGWELPVQYEGILKEHQTVRNGVGLFDVSHMGQIWVRGPQALEFLQKTNTNDIARLGPGQAIYSHMPNPDGGIVDDLIISSLGKDKYFLVVNAATLENDFAWLQKQAQGFQVQLANVSDDYGMIAVQGPKALELVAKEWPAVAKLPGRFTAVESDVLGQPGIVTRTGYTGEEGCEFIVPAALTAQLWERLMSLGAPLGVKPCGLGCRDTLRLEAGYLLYGSDVDMEHSSYEASYGWVVKLDKGDFIGKKHFAKQKAEGLKRKLFGIRLCERGVPRPGNAVFVDGKPAGTLTSATFSPTLSVGIGMGYLDRPDLKPGAQAAVEIHGRQVPAEVVRMPFYVSKELKNAKA is encoded by the coding sequence ATGACCTCGACCACCACTGCCCGCAGGACCCCGCTCTACGAGACCCACAAGAAATACGGCGGCCGCATCGTCGACTTCCACGGCTGGGAGCTGCCTGTCCAATACGAAGGCATATTAAAGGAACACCAGACCGTGCGCAATGGCGTCGGCCTCTTCGACGTCTCCCACATGGGGCAGATCTGGGTCCGCGGGCCCCAGGCCCTGGAGTTCCTCCAGAAGACCAACACCAACGACATCGCCCGCCTAGGCCCCGGCCAGGCCATCTACTCCCACATGCCTAACCCGGATGGGGGCATCGTGGACGACCTCATCATCTCGAGCCTGGGCAAGGACAAGTACTTCCTCGTGGTCAACGCCGCCACCCTGGAGAACGACTTCGCCTGGCTGCAGAAGCAGGCCCAGGGCTTCCAGGTCCAGCTCGCCAACGTCAGCGACGACTACGGCATGATCGCCGTGCAAGGCCCCAAGGCCCTGGAGCTGGTGGCCAAGGAATGGCCCGCAGTGGCCAAGCTTCCGGGGCGGTTCACCGCGGTCGAGTCCGACGTCCTGGGTCAGCCCGGCATCGTGACCCGCACCGGCTACACCGGAGAGGAAGGCTGCGAGTTCATCGTCCCGGCGGCGCTCACGGCCCAGCTCTGGGAGCGCCTCATGAGCCTCGGCGCGCCGTTGGGCGTCAAGCCCTGCGGGCTCGGCTGCCGCGACACTCTGCGCCTGGAGGCCGGCTACCTGCTCTACGGCTCGGACGTGGACATGGAGCACTCCAGCTACGAAGCCTCCTACGGCTGGGTCGTCAAGCTCGACAAGGGGGATTTCATCGGGAAGAAGCATTTCGCCAAGCAGAAGGCCGAAGGCCTCAAGCGCAAGCTTTTCGGCATCAGGCTCTGCGAGCGCGGCGTGCCCCGGCCCGGCAACGCCGTCTTCGTGGACGGCAAGCCCGCCGGGACCCTCACCAGCGCCACATTCTCGCCCACCCTCAGCGTCGGGATCGGGATGGGCTATTTGGACCGGCCCGACCTCAAACCCGGCGCCCAGGCCGCAGTCGAGATCCATGGCCGTCAAGTCCCGGCCGAGGTCGTGCGCATGCCTTTCTACGTCTCAAAGGAGCTCAAAAATGCCAAAGCCTGA